The Leclercia adecarboxylata genome has a segment encoding these proteins:
- a CDS encoding site-specific integrase, translated as MSGLLSYSHPQQPAQMPVAIDYPAALALRQMALVQDELPKYLLAPEVSALLHYVPDLHRKMLLATLWNTGARINEALALTRGDFSLVPPYPFVQLATLKQRTEKAARTAGRAPAGSQAHRLVPLSDHHYVSQLQMMVATLKIPLERRNKRTGRTEKARIWDITDRTVRTWIGEAVEAAAVDGVTFSVPVTPHTFRHSYAMHMLYAGIPLKVLQSLMGHKSISSTEVYTKVFALDVAARHRVQFQMPEADAVAMLKGNI; from the coding sequence ATGAGCGGCCTCTTATCATATTCTCACCCGCAGCAGCCGGCGCAAATGCCGGTGGCCATTGACTATCCCGCCGCGCTGGCCCTGCGCCAGATGGCGCTCGTTCAAGATGAACTACCGAAATACCTGCTGGCACCGGAAGTCAGCGCCCTGCTCCATTATGTGCCCGATTTGCACCGCAAGATGCTGCTGGCAACCCTCTGGAACACCGGCGCACGTATCAACGAGGCGCTGGCGCTGACCCGGGGGGATTTTTCGCTGGTGCCACCGTATCCGTTCGTGCAGCTGGCCACGCTTAAGCAGCGCACCGAAAAAGCGGCCAGGACAGCCGGCCGAGCTCCCGCCGGTAGCCAGGCTCATCGTCTGGTTCCGCTTTCCGATCACCACTACGTCAGCCAGCTGCAGATGATGGTGGCCACCCTGAAAATTCCGCTGGAAAGACGCAACAAGCGTACCGGCAGAACAGAGAAAGCCCGCATCTGGGACATCACCGACCGGACAGTACGGACCTGGATTGGCGAAGCGGTTGAAGCGGCCGCCGTCGACGGGGTGACATTCTCGGTGCCGGTCACCCCGCATACGTTCCGCCACTCCTACGCGATGCATATGCTGTATGCCGGCATACCACTGAAGGTTTTGCAGAGCCTGATGGGCCACAAATCGATTAGCTCGACGGAAGTCTATACGAAGGTGTTCGCACTTGATGTTGCTGCGCGGCATCGAGTTCAGTTTCAGATGCCCGAAGCGGATGCGGTAGCCATGCTGAAAGGGAATATTTAA
- a CDS encoding replication initiation protein, whose protein sequence is MGKRSSSVLNYPLVDKVQIFPVDKYRDSLQFLFSLSLWVGKNLPIGIEMDTQALLPATKTFKKRASIKQSNELTEAAYYLPLQAKRVLWLCLMQAYFNDSQEDDSDVLPLFKISVSDYVKYFNVATSVASRDVKAGVNALGESTVTFYPKEGEFEEVKRPWLAEAGMKRGRGSWQIEFNYKVMPFLVGLTSQFTTYSLYDCGQLNSVRVIRLYESLCQFRSTGVWITTHDWLCERFMLPASQKNNIAEMKRTFLEPALKKINEKTPLKVTYTTEEDGRLLFNFLDKKQ, encoded by the coding sequence ATGGGAAAGAGGTCAAGTTCAGTTCTCAATTATCCACTTGTGGATAAAGTGCAGATTTTTCCGGTGGATAAGTATCGCGATAGCTTGCAATTTCTGTTTTCACTGTCATTATGGGTGGGTAAAAATTTACCCATAGGCATTGAAATGGATACTCAAGCACTCTTGCCAGCTACTAAAACGTTTAAAAAACGCGCCAGTATAAAGCAATCTAACGAATTGACCGAAGCTGCATATTACCTGCCTCTTCAGGCAAAACGTGTGCTGTGGTTATGCCTCATGCAGGCCTATTTTAATGACAGCCAGGAAGATGACTCTGACGTATTGCCGCTCTTCAAAATCAGCGTTTCCGATTACGTCAAATACTTCAATGTCGCTACGTCTGTCGCCAGTCGTGATGTGAAGGCTGGGGTAAATGCTCTGGGCGAATCAACGGTTACCTTTTATCCAAAAGAAGGTGAGTTTGAAGAAGTTAAACGTCCGTGGCTGGCTGAAGCAGGAATGAAGCGAGGCCGGGGTTCCTGGCAGATTGAATTTAACTACAAGGTCATGCCATTCCTGGTCGGCTTAACCTCCCAGTTCACTACCTATTCTCTCTATGACTGTGGCCAGCTTAATAGTGTTCGTGTCATCCGGCTTTATGAAAGCCTGTGTCAGTTCCGGAGCACTGGTGTCTGGATCACCACACATGACTGGTTATGTGAAAGGTTTATGCTCCCTGCCTCGCAGAAAAACAATATTGCTGAAATGAAGCGTACCTTCCTGGAACCTGCTCTGAAGAAAATTAATGAGAAGACGCCATTAAAGGTAACATATACCACTGAAGAAGATGGTCGCTTGCTGTTTAATTTTCTTGATAAAAAACAATAG
- a CDS encoding AAA family ATPase → MDNIEQLRKVATRAGKLLTSLSESIRQQKEELKLTEFYQEYSKAALYKLPKLSKGSVEYAVSEMEAGGYIFKKKPSGNTMKYAMTIQNVIDLYNHRKVPKYRDRFDKAFTIFVCNLKGGGSKTVSTASLSHAFRAHPQLLFEDLRILAIDFDPQASLTMFLSHENSVGLVENTAAQAMLQNVSREELLSDFIVPSIIPGVDVIPASIDDAFLAEGWKGLCEEHLPGKNIHAVLKENIIDKLQHDYDFIFLDSGPHLDAFLKNCIGAADLMLTPLPPATVDFHSSLKFVASLPALIDSIEMDGHTCNLIGNVGFMSKILNKSDHKICHSQAKEVFGADMLDMVLPRLDGFERCGETFDTVISANPATYDGSTEALKSAKSAAEDFAKAVFDRIEFIRTNGGM, encoded by the coding sequence ATGGACAATATTGAGCAGTTACGGAAAGTCGCTACACGTGCAGGTAAGCTTCTGACATCTTTGAGCGAAAGTATCCGACAGCAAAAAGAGGAATTGAAGCTTACCGAGTTCTATCAGGAATACAGCAAAGCCGCTCTGTATAAGCTGCCTAAGCTCAGTAAAGGCAGTGTTGAGTATGCTGTGTCCGAAATGGAAGCCGGTGGCTACATTTTTAAAAAGAAACCTTCTGGTAATACGATGAAATACGCGATGACGATTCAGAATGTCATCGATCTGTATAACCATCGTAAAGTACCGAAGTACAGGGATCGCTTCGATAAAGCCTTTACGATTTTTGTATGTAATCTTAAAGGTGGTGGTTCCAAGACAGTTTCTACCGCTTCATTATCACATGCTTTTCGAGCTCATCCTCAGCTTCTGTTCGAAGACCTGCGTATTCTGGCCATCGATTTCGATCCGCAGGCATCTCTGACAATGTTCCTGAGCCATGAGAATTCAGTGGGCTTGGTTGAAAATACGGCTGCTCAGGCCATGCTCCAGAACGTGTCTCGTGAAGAATTACTTTCCGATTTTATAGTACCGTCTATTATCCCTGGTGTTGATGTAATCCCCGCTTCCATTGACGATGCATTCCTTGCTGAAGGCTGGAAGGGATTGTGTGAAGAACATCTGCCAGGGAAAAATATTCATGCGGTGCTTAAAGAGAACATTATCGACAAGCTCCAGCATGACTACGACTTTATTTTCCTTGATAGTGGTCCTCACCTTGATGCGTTCCTGAAAAACTGCATTGGGGCGGCAGACCTGATGTTGACCCCTCTTCCACCGGCGACGGTTGATTTTCATTCTTCCCTGAAGTTTGTGGCCAGCCTCCCTGCCCTCATAGATTCCATCGAAATGGATGGGCACACCTGCAATCTCATCGGTAATGTCGGCTTCATGTCCAAGATCCTGAACAAGTCTGATCACAAAATTTGCCATAGTCAGGCCAAAGAGGTTTTCGGTGCCGATATGCTAGACATGGTTCTGCCAAGACTGGATGGTTTCGAACGTTGTGGGGAGACTTTTGACACAGTTATTTCAGCAAATCCAGCAACCTATGATGGAAGTACAGAGGCACTAAAAAGCGCAAAATCAGCAGCGGAAGACTTTGCGAAGGCAGTCTTTGATCGCATCGAGTTCATTCGTACTAACGGAGGTATGTGA
- a CDS encoding ParB family protein: protein MSNEKRKTIGRQLNTQASMLEMADTGRSQVFTLKTGRKVTFRFVRVPASEVESKTFVNQENNGRDQLALTRESLKSIIQTIKFQQFFPCIGIKQSERIEILDGSRRRASAIFVRTGLDVMVTEEHLSADEARQLAKDIQTAKEHNLREIGLRLIALKESGFNQKEIAELEGLSQAKVTRALQAAAVPQDLISLFPVQSELSFSDYKLLLEVNEKLGEKGLTPEELIQSVSAQLDAILSDGERPEDEQKASILKLISQASQALIDPSPKEKSVVSPLWSFEEKDKFARKRVKGRTLTYEFSRMSKVIQDELDKAINEVLDRNLSQ, encoded by the coding sequence ATGTCGAATGAGAAAAGAAAAACCATCGGCAGACAGTTAAATACTCAGGCGTCAATGCTCGAAATGGCTGACACCGGTAGAAGTCAGGTATTTACCTTAAAAACCGGCAGGAAGGTAACGTTCAGGTTTGTTCGGGTGCCTGCATCTGAAGTTGAAAGTAAGACCTTCGTAAACCAGGAAAACAATGGAAGAGATCAACTTGCACTGACCAGGGAGTCTCTGAAATCCATTATCCAGACGATTAAGTTTCAGCAGTTCTTTCCCTGTATTGGTATTAAGCAAAGTGAAAGGATTGAGATACTGGATGGTTCAAGACGGCGAGCCTCAGCAATTTTTGTCCGTACAGGCCTTGATGTAATGGTTACCGAAGAACATTTATCAGCTGATGAAGCTCGCCAACTGGCTAAAGATATCCAGACAGCTAAAGAACATAATCTTCGGGAGATTGGTCTGAGATTGATCGCTCTTAAAGAGTCCGGATTTAATCAAAAGGAAATTGCTGAACTGGAGGGATTATCTCAGGCTAAAGTTACCAGGGCGCTGCAGGCGGCGGCCGTACCGCAAGACTTAATTTCTCTGTTCCCGGTTCAGTCGGAGCTATCGTTTAGTGATTATAAACTTCTTTTAGAAGTTAATGAAAAACTCGGTGAAAAGGGATTAACGCCTGAAGAACTCATTCAGTCTGTATCAGCTCAGCTCGATGCAATTTTGAGTGATGGCGAGCGACCAGAAGACGAACAGAAAGCCAGTATTCTGAAGCTGATTTCTCAGGCATCTCAGGCATTGATAGATCCATCTCCCAAGGAAAAGTCAGTGGTTTCCCCACTCTGGTCTTTTGAAGAAAAGGACAAGTTCGCGCGTAAGCGTGTGAAAGGGCGCACGCTGACTTATGAGTTTAGCCGTATGTCAAAAGTGATTCAGGATGAACTGGACAAGGCTATCAACGAAGTCCTTGACAGAAATTTGAGTCAATAA